One window from the genome of Leptospira johnsonii encodes:
- a CDS encoding acyl-CoA dehydrogenase family protein produces the protein MDFSLSSDEQEFTESFRNFCKKEIHPYAEEADKTKELPRSHYLKLGEAGYLGLLHEEEFGGQGAGVFLSTLAMEIVSEYCGSTFFSGGASAGLFGLPIKHFGTLDQKKKYLPDIISGKTIGSLGVTEPDGGSDVSGLSSLAKKSGTDRYILSGQKTFITNAPNADYCLVLARTQDETGKEKGLTHFIVDLNSKGISRSAAMDKMGLKASPTGALFFEDVEVPEVNILGKLGKGFRQTMQTFNAERLSLAAYSLGVMKACLDESKSFAASRKSFGKPIYQHQGVAFMLAEIYSKYEAAKWLTYNTAWEMEKIESEGKPSMSLSGKCAACKLFATTAAREVTNLAVQIHGGAGYMDEYKVSRLYRDTRLGEIGGGTSEIQKLIISGSIMKEN, from the coding sequence ATGGATTTCAGCCTAAGCTCAGATGAACAAGAGTTCACAGAATCATTTCGTAATTTTTGCAAAAAGGAGATCCATCCTTATGCAGAAGAAGCAGATAAAACAAAGGAACTTCCCAGATCTCATTATCTCAAGTTAGGAGAGGCTGGCTACCTTGGTCTTTTACACGAAGAAGAATTCGGCGGACAGGGCGCTGGAGTTTTTTTGAGTACCTTGGCTATGGAGATCGTCTCCGAATATTGTGGTTCTACTTTTTTTAGCGGAGGAGCTTCCGCAGGATTATTCGGACTGCCTATCAAACACTTTGGAACTCTAGATCAGAAGAAAAAATATTTGCCTGATATTATTTCCGGTAAGACCATCGGCTCCTTAGGAGTCACCGAACCTGACGGAGGTTCTGATGTTTCAGGACTTTCTTCTCTTGCTAAGAAATCTGGAACAGATCGTTACATTCTCTCCGGTCAAAAAACCTTTATCACAAATGCTCCCAACGCAGACTATTGTTTGGTTCTTGCAAGAACCCAAGACGAGACCGGAAAGGAAAAAGGACTCACTCATTTTATCGTAGATCTAAATTCCAAAGGTATCTCCAGATCCGCTGCAATGGACAAGATGGGACTGAAGGCATCTCCAACTGGAGCGTTATTCTTTGAAGATGTAGAAGTTCCAGAAGTGAATATCTTAGGTAAATTAGGAAAAGGTTTTAGACAAACCATGCAAACCTTTAATGCGGAAAGACTTTCTTTAGCCGCGTATTCCTTGGGAGTCATGAAGGCTTGTCTTGATGAATCCAAATCTTTTGCTGCTTCCCGCAAAAGTTTCGGCAAACCAATTTACCAACACCAAGGCGTCGCATTCATGCTGGCGGAAATTTATTCCAAATACGAAGCGGCGAAATGGCTTACTTATAATACCGCCTGGGAAATGGAAAAAATCGAATCGGAAGGAAAACCGAGCATGAGCCTTTCCGGAAAATGTGCCGCTTGCAAATTATTCGCCACCACTGCAGCAAGAGAAGTCACAAATCTTGCGGTCCAGATCCATGGAGGCGCAGGCTATATGGACGAGTATAAAGTTTCTCGTCTATACAGAGACACCCGATTAGGAGAGATAGGAGGAGGAACGAGTGAGATCCAGAAACTGATCATCTCCGGAAGTATCATGAAGGAGAATTAA
- a CDS encoding fatty acid desaturase gives MNSLALERKNISDRFTEKEKTKRIIKWIRYSDSKLRKRFSFLRYQNAIGFGITMGSAFGMILLGSLYVMDIIPFWACIIGNGILASFLHEMEHDLIHSIYFKESPKMQNFLFWMVWLFRANTVNPWFRKEIHLLHHKLSGNIEDIEERFISNGMPWGIRRILVMIDPIMAVVLQGPKIRRDAIRYLKKIKAKPIKGPYRLVYLLLWYSFLIWGMVSLINWALGSLIQETGTAANIHNFLNTAAVVYLIPCWLRQSAIQIVSSNMHYYGDVKSLYQQTQVLDSWWILPLHLFCFNFGATHGIHHFVVTQPFYLRQAVAPKVKPLLKKYGIRFNDFESMTRANRYQKEEMDGIAIPA, from the coding sequence ATGAATTCCTTAGCTCTTGAGCGAAAAAACATTTCGGATCGATTTACCGAAAAAGAAAAAACAAAACGTATCATCAAGTGGATCCGCTATTCGGATTCCAAACTCAGAAAGCGTTTCTCTTTTTTAAGATACCAAAACGCGATCGGATTCGGGATCACCATGGGTTCCGCTTTCGGAATGATCCTATTAGGAAGTTTGTATGTAATGGATATCATTCCATTCTGGGCTTGCATTATAGGCAACGGGATCTTGGCTTCTTTTCTTCATGAGATGGAGCACGATTTGATCCATAGTATTTATTTTAAAGAAAGTCCTAAAATGCAAAATTTTCTATTTTGGATGGTCTGGTTATTCCGTGCGAATACGGTTAATCCTTGGTTTAGAAAGGAGATCCATCTTCTTCATCATAAGCTTTCAGGAAACATAGAGGATATAGAAGAAAGATTTATCAGCAATGGAATGCCTTGGGGGATCAGGCGTATACTTGTGATGATAGATCCGATTATGGCAGTGGTTCTACAAGGACCTAAGATCAGAAGGGACGCGATCCGTTATCTTAAAAAAATAAAAGCTAAACCGATTAAGGGACCATATCGTTTAGTTTACCTTCTTCTTTGGTATTCATTCTTGATCTGGGGAATGGTTTCTTTGATCAACTGGGCCTTAGGTAGCCTGATACAAGAAACTGGAACAGCTGCAAACATTCATAATTTCTTAAATACTGCAGCAGTGGTATATTTGATCCCTTGTTGGCTTAGACAATCCGCGATCCAGATCGTTTCTTCCAATATGCATTATTACGGGGATGTGAAGAGTTTATACCAACAAACCCAAGTATTGGATTCTTGGTGGATATTACCTTTACATTTGTTCTGTTTTAATTTTGGAGCCACTCATGGGATCCATCATTTTGTGGTAACGCAGCCGTTCTATTTACGACAAGCAGTCGCACCTAAAGTAAAACCACTCTTAAAAAAATATGGAATTCGTTTTAACGACTTTGAAAGTATGACAAGGGCGAATCGTTACCAAAAAGAAGAAATGGATGGTATTGCGATTCCGGCCTAA
- the bcp gene encoding thioredoxin-dependent thiol peroxidase: protein MSTLKAGSKAPSFTTLNQDGEKVSLKDLAGKKGLVLYFYPKDQTPGCTTEACDFRDNFARLKKEGYNVVGVSKDSVKSHQKFIEKQELNFTLLSDEDGSICEAYGVWQLKKFMGREFMGILRTTFLIGTDLKILKVYPKVSVKGHVDEILGDIKALDKK, encoded by the coding sequence ATGAGTACTTTAAAAGCGGGGTCCAAGGCCCCTAGTTTTACGACCCTGAACCAAGACGGGGAAAAGGTCTCTCTTAAGGATCTAGCCGGAAAAAAGGGTTTGGTATTATATTTTTATCCTAAGGACCAAACCCCAGGTTGCACTACCGAGGCTTGCGATTTTAGGGATAATTTTGCTAGGCTGAAAAAAGAAGGCTACAACGTGGTCGGTGTCTCCAAGGATTCAGTCAAGTCCCACCAGAAATTTATAGAAAAACAAGAACTCAATTTTACTCTTCTCTCCGACGAGGACGGAAGTATCTGCGAAGCCTATGGGGTCTGGCAGTTGAAAAAGTTCATGGGGAGAGAATTTATGGGAATTCTCAGAACCACCTTCCTGATCGGGACAGATCTGAAAATTTTGAAAGTTTATCCAAAGGTAAGCGTGAAAGGTCACGTGGATGAGATACTCGGAGATATCAAGGCGTTGGACAAAAAATGA
- a CDS encoding matrixin family metalloprotease encodes MRVSLALSVLCLVAFAQCTQMGNPSSDLTWEEKQLLWITYGEEMKGGLQLTKSAAQKWGLGIDVYPAKTRVDRMRNTIAFTDSGKCNVEGISHKNVKDCQLFSSNPFYLAACSISATTKIENSVIFIFKDRIKATADAMRMEGSTIDAKEYIIATVAHEVGHCLGLQHSQDPKDLMFPMLTGSVFEPSRTEMHAAQALYDSSLPPGSIDDSNLYTKQSDFTYLKQYTVPSFAVFGNINMEEEDR; translated from the coding sequence ATGAGGGTATCTTTAGCTCTGTCCGTACTATGCCTTGTTGCATTTGCGCAATGTACCCAAATGGGCAATCCTTCTAGTGATCTCACTTGGGAGGAAAAACAACTTCTCTGGATTACCTACGGAGAAGAGATGAAAGGCGGCTTACAACTCACAAAATCAGCGGCTCAAAAATGGGGTCTTGGTATCGACGTCTATCCTGCCAAAACCAGAGTGGATAGAATGAGAAATACAATCGCCTTTACTGATTCGGGCAAATGTAATGTAGAAGGTATCTCGCACAAAAATGTAAAAGATTGTCAGCTATTCTCCTCTAATCCATTTTACCTCGCGGCTTGTTCCATCAGCGCAACTACCAAGATAGAAAATAGCGTCATTTTTATTTTTAAAGACAGGATCAAAGCAACTGCGGACGCAATGAGGATGGAAGGAAGCACCATCGATGCAAAAGAGTATATAATCGCAACAGTCGCCCACGAAGTAGGGCATTGTCTTGGGTTACAACATTCTCAAGATCCTAAAGATCTAATGTTCCCTATGCTGACAGGAAGTGTATTTGAGCCTAGTCGGACTGAAATGCATGCGGCCCAAGCATTATATGATTCTTCTTTACCCCCGGGCTCGATAGACGATTCCAATCTTTATACGAAACAATCAGACTTTACTTACTTAAAACAATATACCGTACCTTCGTTCGCGGTATTCGGAAATATAAATATGGAAGAGGAAGACCGATAA
- a CDS encoding leucyl aminopeptidase, giving the protein MKIERSKINFSIGKNTSKNIYKVIPVVKDNLPKELETKFADQIRSGIFSAESGQSFTDESERIIYLGLGNSNKVSIRSVAQIFLSIGEKLRKWDSVGLEIKLTRFLTKTLSTSSLVYQIANSIDLGAFPINALAKDFKEKKGKFGPVSFVLEDPNAEKSAKAGLDKSRAVSKYVNGARYIAHLPANHFTPEEFVSRSKEIAKEAGIKITVMDEPQLKKEKMGGILAVSQGSDKKPKMIVLEYNPPKAKSKKKLALIGKGLTFDSGGISIKPAQDMHEMKYDMCGAAAVIHAIGAIAELGISVPVIAAIGVAENMPDAAALKPGDVYTAHNGLTVEVQNTDAEGRLVLGDVLSYIGKKYKPDYMIDLATLTGAIIISLGHEAAGVMSNSDKLRGLLDDASASSDERTWNLPLWEEYGEDLKSDIADLRNIAGRPGGSLSAAKYLERFVDSGIDWAHIDIAGTAWRKKSSGTQIGNGPSGYGVRLLVDLAEKLEKNRGV; this is encoded by the coding sequence ATGAAAATAGAAAGATCAAAAATCAATTTTAGTATCGGGAAGAACACTTCCAAAAATATTTATAAAGTCATTCCTGTTGTAAAAGATAATCTGCCTAAAGAATTAGAGACCAAATTTGCAGACCAAATACGGTCCGGTATATTCTCCGCAGAATCTGGACAAAGTTTTACAGATGAGTCGGAAAGAATTATCTACCTAGGCCTGGGGAACTCCAACAAAGTAAGCATTCGTTCTGTTGCTCAAATCTTCCTAAGTATAGGAGAAAAACTACGCAAATGGGATTCGGTAGGATTGGAGATCAAGCTTACCAGATTTTTGACCAAAACTCTTTCTACTTCTTCCTTAGTATATCAGATCGCAAACTCGATCGATCTAGGCGCATTCCCTATCAATGCCTTGGCAAAGGATTTTAAGGAGAAAAAAGGAAAATTCGGCCCCGTAAGCTTCGTATTAGAAGATCCTAATGCAGAAAAATCAGCAAAGGCTGGTTTGGATAAATCCAGAGCTGTAAGCAAATATGTGAACGGTGCCAGATATATCGCTCACCTTCCTGCGAATCATTTTACTCCGGAAGAATTTGTTTCTCGTTCCAAAGAGATCGCAAAAGAAGCAGGCATCAAGATCACCGTGATGGACGAACCACAACTTAAAAAAGAAAAGATGGGCGGGATTCTCGCAGTTTCCCAAGGTTCCGACAAAAAACCGAAGATGATCGTTTTGGAATACAACCCACCTAAGGCGAAATCCAAAAAGAAATTAGCTTTGATCGGAAAAGGTCTCACATTCGATTCAGGTGGAATCAGCATTAAGCCCGCACAAGATATGCATGAAATGAAATACGATATGTGTGGTGCGGCAGCCGTGATCCATGCAATCGGTGCGATCGCAGAATTAGGCATCTCTGTTCCGGTAATTGCAGCCATCGGAGTTGCGGAGAATATGCCGGATGCTGCCGCTCTGAAGCCGGGAGACGTTTACACCGCTCATAACGGACTTACTGTAGAAGTCCAAAACACGGATGCGGAAGGCCGTCTAGTTTTAGGAGATGTTCTTTCTTATATTGGAAAAAAATATAAACCGGATTACATGATAGATTTGGCCACTTTGACCGGAGCAATTATCATTTCCTTAGGCCATGAGGCCGCAGGAGTTATGAGCAACTCAGACAAACTGCGTGGGCTTTTGGACGATGCCTCCGCTTCTTCCGATGAAAGGACTTGGAACTTACCTTTATGGGAAGAATACGGCGAAGATCTAAAGAGCGATATAGCAGATTTACGTAATATTGCAGGACGTCCTGGAGGGAGTCTTTCTGCCGCAAAATACCTGGAACGTTTTGTGGATTCAGGGATCGACTGGGCGCATATTGATATCGCAGGGACCGCCTGGAGAAAGAAATCCTCCGGTACCCAAATCGGGAACGGACCAAGTGGATACGGAGTGAGACTACTTGTAGACTTGGCCGAAAAATTAGAAAAAAACCGGGGAGTTTAA
- a CDS encoding SDR family NAD(P)-dependent oxidoreductase, with amino-acid sequence MKTVKGKRILITGAAMGMGKIYAELSVQENASALVLWDVNSKALFLTAKELKSDSTKIFTDVVDISDREKVRNAVSKIDSQLGGIDIIINNAGIVRGKYFWEHDPKSDIEATMAVNALGPMYLTRFLLPKMLSDKSGEFRIVNISSAAGLISNPKMSVYCASKWAETGWSDSLRLELVQACYGHVKVTTVNPAYISTGMFEGVKGMLFTPILTPEYVTSKVWEAMKKGKPRLLLPWTIYLSNALRGILPISVFDWIADNIFGVYKTMEGFKGRS; translated from the coding sequence ATGAAAACTGTAAAAGGAAAGAGAATATTAATAACCGGCGCCGCAATGGGTATGGGTAAAATTTATGCAGAACTTTCTGTCCAAGAAAATGCCTCTGCTTTAGTTCTCTGGGACGTAAACTCTAAAGCCTTATTTCTCACCGCGAAAGAACTGAAATCGGATTCCACTAAGATTTTTACAGACGTTGTAGATATTTCGGATCGTGAAAAAGTTAGAAATGCTGTGTCCAAGATCGATTCACAATTGGGAGGGATTGATATAATTATAAACAATGCAGGCATCGTAAGAGGAAAGTATTTCTGGGAACACGATCCTAAATCGGATATAGAAGCTACAATGGCGGTTAACGCATTAGGTCCGATGTATTTAACCAGGTTCCTTCTTCCTAAAATGTTATCCGATAAATCCGGAGAATTTAGGATCGTAAATATTTCCTCCGCTGCAGGACTGATCTCCAATCCCAAAATGAGCGTATATTGTGCTTCCAAATGGGCTGAAACAGGATGGAGTGATTCCTTACGATTGGAATTAGTCCAGGCCTGTTATGGGCATGTAAAGGTTACTACCGTAAACCCCGCTTATATTTCCACTGGAATGTTCGAAGGTGTAAAAGGAATGTTATTCACTCCTATACTTACTCCTGAATATGTAACTTCAAAAGTTTGGGAGGCCATGAAAAAAGGAAAACCTAGATTACTTTTACCTTGGACGATCTATCTTTCCAACGCATTAAGAGGGATACTTCCGATATCCGTCTTCGACTGGATCGCGGATAATATTTTCGGAGTTTATAAAACTATGGAAGGTTTTAAGGGAAGATCCTAA
- a CDS encoding MBL fold metallo-hydrolase has translation MATLAKRKVQNSPGQIYVDSSCIDCETCRILASDVFGEDQTGSFVKKQPETESEKFQALQALVACPTASIGTEDRVDLTEAKASFPRQIQDEVYHCGFHSKDSFGAFSYLILREEGNVLVDSPRYIPSLSEKIKNLGGIKYHFLTHRDDIADHEKFHADFGTQRIIHEGDLSAIPNAEIVIKGKEPFSLSEDLLVIPGPGHTRGHSTLLYKRKFLFSGDHLAFDPKRERLIAFRGACWYSWEEQTKSMQDLENYSFEWLLPGHGHPAHTDRKRMSEMLRSCVLWMQKR, from the coding sequence ATGGCGACTTTGGCAAAAAGAAAGGTCCAAAATTCTCCCGGACAGATCTATGTAGATTCCAGTTGTATCGATTGCGAAACTTGTAGGATCTTAGCCTCGGATGTTTTCGGAGAAGACCAAACAGGTTCCTTCGTTAAAAAGCAGCCTGAAACAGAATCAGAAAAATTCCAAGCCTTACAAGCATTAGTTGCTTGTCCCACTGCCTCCATCGGAACTGAAGATCGCGTAGATCTCACGGAAGCAAAAGCATCTTTTCCAAGGCAGATCCAAGACGAGGTCTACCATTGCGGTTTTCATTCCAAGGATTCATTCGGAGCGTTCTCCTATTTGATTCTACGAGAAGAAGGTAACGTACTCGTGGATTCCCCCAGATATATTCCCTCACTTTCCGAAAAAATAAAAAATCTGGGCGGCATCAAATACCATTTTCTAACACATAGAGACGATATAGCGGATCACGAAAAATTCCATGCTGACTTTGGGACGCAAAGGATTATCCATGAAGGAGATCTATCCGCTATTCCTAACGCAGAGATAGTCATCAAAGGAAAGGAACCATTCTCTTTAAGCGAAGATCTATTGGTGATTCCCGGACCTGGACATACAAGGGGACATTCTACTTTATTATATAAACGTAAATTTCTATTTTCAGGAGATCATTTGGCATTTGATCCTAAGAGAGAAAGGCTGATAGCGTTCAGAGGAGCCTGCTGGTATTCTTGGGAAGAACAAACCAAGTCCATGCAGGACTTGGAAAATTATAGTTTTGAGTGGCTTCTTCCAGGCCACGGGCACCCCGCTCATACGGATCGGAAACGTATGAGCGAGATGCTTAGGTCCTGCGTTCTATGGATGCAAAAACGTTAG
- a CDS encoding lytic transglycosylase domain-containing protein: MLQPKIRKRYIFIASLPLFYQSLVAPIAGSLIGKSTPGRNSLPESTQIKEYIRSERPSLTEPELEILSLTVEKESERINNSACGVYCQKGEKVGLLLGIIKTESEFYRKARSKKNALGLMQIMPQTGSWIASWEGKSIKKQDLLEPETNIHLGVSYLNHLLETHEGNIRKALLAYNAGPAAVKKWGGVPAYAESVFSGQEEYLGSRESF, from the coding sequence ATGCTCCAGCCTAAAATCCGAAAAAGATACATATTCATCGCCTCGTTACCCCTGTTCTACCAGTCCCTAGTGGCTCCAATCGCGGGCTCCCTTATTGGGAAGAGCACACCCGGTAGGAACTCCCTACCCGAATCCACCCAAATCAAAGAATACATCCGCTCCGAGAGACCAAGCCTTACCGAACCAGAGCTGGAAATTCTCTCCTTAACCGTAGAAAAGGAATCAGAAAGGATCAATAATAGCGCCTGCGGAGTTTATTGCCAAAAAGGAGAGAAGGTAGGACTACTTCTCGGGATCATCAAGACGGAATCTGAATTCTACCGAAAAGCCAGATCCAAGAAGAATGCTCTGGGGCTTATGCAGATCATGCCCCAAACCGGATCCTGGATCGCATCTTGGGAAGGAAAAAGTATCAAGAAGCAAGACCTACTAGAACCGGAGACAAATATCCACCTCGGAGTCTCCTATCTGAACCATTTGTTGGAAACCCATGAGGGAAATATCCGCAAGGCACTTCTCGCCTACAACGCGGGACCGGCAGCTGTTAAAAAATGGGGAGGAGTTCCTGCCTACGCAGAAAGCGTTTTTTCAGGCCAGGAAGAGTATTTGGGAAGCAGGGAATCATTCTAA
- a CDS encoding helix-turn-helix domain-containing protein, translating into MPNIPIYPPEHITQSPAFWILVSFAIFGTYLGALLAIGQNILERKTALNRLLSLLFVCLGLLQGTCLFYVFGLSSSFPRIVLLHIPILGSIGPILYGIHKIIQNSEFEKSALGLSPKHSILPGIIWVLYFLSFIPDQESIREGIRSFSLTRGAFDLIFLIPLLILAAYIGGLLRGSRILFKPNVLKEEWTARVLLYIILATIANHSVGAFFLIDKNPLFLLVSASMMALSLCVSYLIGRRYPAYFQNLQEVARVTFQKYSRSLLQGMDISALRGNLLQAMEVEKLYKDEDLSLASLADDLGLSSHQLSELINQEMGKNFSAFVNEYRIREACELLSKNKDSSVLDIAYEVGFRSKTSFHRAFQKEVGIPPSEYREKNS; encoded by the coding sequence ATGCCTAATATTCCGATCTATCCTCCGGAACATATCACTCAATCTCCGGCTTTCTGGATTTTGGTTTCCTTTGCAATTTTTGGAACGTATCTCGGGGCTTTATTAGCTATAGGGCAGAATATTCTAGAAAGGAAAACTGCGCTCAATCGTTTACTTTCCCTATTGTTTGTATGTCTAGGATTATTGCAGGGCACTTGTTTATTTTATGTGTTCGGACTTTCTTCTTCTTTTCCTAGAATAGTACTCCTTCATATTCCTATTTTGGGTTCTATAGGTCCGATCTTATATGGAATCCATAAGATTATCCAAAATTCAGAATTCGAAAAATCTGCATTAGGTTTAAGTCCCAAACATTCCATTTTGCCCGGGATCATTTGGGTCTTGTATTTTTTAAGTTTTATTCCGGATCAAGAATCAATCAGAGAAGGCATTCGATCTTTCTCTCTGACAAGAGGAGCATTTGATCTGATCTTTCTCATTCCACTTTTGATACTCGCTGCCTATATTGGCGGGCTATTGAGAGGGAGTAGAATATTATTTAAACCGAATGTTTTGAAAGAAGAGTGGACTGCAAGGGTCCTGCTCTATATCATTCTTGCCACAATCGCAAACCATTCCGTAGGTGCATTTTTTCTAATAGATAAGAACCCTCTCTTTCTGTTGGTCAGCGCTTCTATGATGGCCTTAAGTCTTTGTGTTTCCTATTTGATCGGGAGAAGGTACCCTGCTTATTTCCAAAACCTACAAGAGGTCGCAAGAGTCACTTTCCAGAAATATTCCCGCTCCTTACTCCAAGGAATGGACATAAGTGCACTCAGAGGAAATTTGCTACAAGCAATGGAAGTCGAAAAACTATACAAAGACGAGGACTTAAGTTTGGCGAGTTTAGCGGACGACTTAGGACTTTCTTCTCACCAACTTTCCGAGCTGATCAATCAGGAAATGGGTAAAAATTTTTCCGCATTTGTAAACGAGTACAGGATCCGAGAGGCTTGCGAGCTACTTTCCAAAAACAAGGATTCTTCTGTCCTGGATATCGCCTATGAGGTGGGATTTAGGAGTAAAACTTCCTTCCATAGGGCGTTTCAAAAAGAAGTTGGAATTCCTCCATCCGAATATAGGGAGAAAAATTCGTAG
- a CDS encoding crotonase/enoyl-CoA hydratase family protein, which produces MKSYTYIQIEKKGPVFSIALNRPDARNAMNTQMIMELSDALTVYEDDPSSRCAVLYANGLHFTFGLELEDVAKSIIERGRSFFQTGNINPWDTGGTNRVRKKPLITAVHGFCLTLGIELMLASDIALAAEKTMFAQMEVQRGILPFGGATIRFVRTAGWGNAMKHILTGDSFDANEAYRIGLVQEVLPKKELLPRAIELAEKISAQAPKAIDAVLANARKAIEVGDLEAIDDLLPLVTDCLRSEDGQEGIRSLLEKRTAVFKGK; this is translated from the coding sequence ATGAAATCTTATACTTATATCCAAATCGAAAAAAAGGGTCCAGTCTTTAGTATCGCACTCAACCGACCCGATGCCAGAAATGCAATGAATACACAAATGATCATGGAGTTAAGTGACGCTCTCACCGTTTACGAAGATGATCCAAGTTCCAGATGTGCAGTTCTATATGCTAACGGTCTTCATTTTACTTTCGGTTTGGAGTTGGAGGATGTCGCAAAATCGATCATTGAAAGAGGTAGAAGTTTTTTCCAAACCGGAAATATCAACCCTTGGGATACTGGAGGAACAAACAGGGTCCGAAAAAAACCTTTGATCACTGCTGTCCATGGGTTTTGCCTAACTTTAGGGATCGAATTGATGTTGGCTTCCGATATTGCACTCGCCGCAGAAAAAACTATGTTCGCTCAAATGGAAGTGCAAAGAGGCATTTTACCTTTTGGTGGAGCAACGATCCGATTTGTAAGAACTGCCGGCTGGGGAAATGCTATGAAACATATCCTAACGGGCGACAGTTTTGATGCGAACGAGGCCTACAGGATCGGACTGGTACAGGAGGTCCTTCCTAAAAAAGAATTATTACCAAGGGCAATCGAACTTGCCGAAAAAATTTCCGCACAGGCTCCTAAGGCAATAGATGCAGTCTTAGCAAACGCACGAAAAGCCATCGAAGTAGGAGATTTGGAAGCTATCGATGATCTTTTACCTCTGGTGACTGATTGTTTAAGATCGGAAGACGGACAAGAAGGGATCCGTTCCTTATTGGAAAAAAGAACCGCTGTTTTCAAAGGAAAATAG
- a CDS encoding glycosyl hydrolase family 18 protein, with the protein MMKYVHLYDEIHPFLYNLEGGRSNTGRILSVWKKDEIDERIRWLRLMSPRTLIIPTIFRWENDYEKVSDVIGLNGNTKVRDLHIQNILKEIDTYGYDGIDIDYEGMTCEKKEVFQEFLILLRDELHKKGKILSVAIHPKTVAEKPSVYACKGLKSPIQVDFYEAYRGQLTHDYEFLGKVADKVKIMAYELHPRKQGFPGPGPQAPDWWIDKILEYAVARVPNDKLYMAIPTYGYDWALHCEAETKSVYYSRAKWIREKMAPRKEEPTDVLEIFKTQPKAGDWTYLRPYLYRHQGHVYSDPSLWYRMGGCDRVAFYMNRSAFEKKMKILDKYKIRGFSFWQLIEDNDPEIHKYLEEKLGRE; encoded by the coding sequence ATGATGAAATATGTCCATCTTTACGATGAGATCCATCCGTTTTTGTATAATTTGGAAGGTGGGCGCAGCAATACCGGTCGTATACTTTCCGTTTGGAAAAAAGATGAGATAGACGAAAGGATCCGTTGGCTAAGGCTCATGTCTCCTCGAACATTGATCATTCCCACTATCTTTCGTTGGGAAAATGATTATGAAAAAGTCTCGGATGTGATCGGTTTGAATGGGAATACCAAGGTGAGAGACCTTCATATCCAGAATATACTCAAAGAGATAGATACGTACGGATACGATGGTATTGATATAGATTATGAAGGGATGACATGCGAGAAGAAGGAAGTATTTCAGGAATTTCTAATACTTCTCCGGGACGAGCTACATAAAAAAGGGAAGATACTATCTGTGGCCATCCACCCTAAGACTGTTGCAGAAAAACCTTCCGTATATGCGTGCAAAGGTTTGAAGTCTCCGATCCAAGTGGATTTTTACGAAGCGTATAGAGGTCAGTTGACCCACGATTATGAATTTTTAGGAAAAGTTGCAGATAAGGTCAAAATTATGGCCTATGAACTACATCCTCGTAAACAAGGTTTTCCGGGGCCGGGGCCTCAGGCGCCGGATTGGTGGATCGATAAAATTTTAGAATATGCTGTTGCTCGTGTCCCGAACGACAAGCTATACATGGCGATACCTACGTATGGATACGATTGGGCATTACACTGCGAGGCAGAAACAAAGTCGGTCTATTATTCTAGGGCAAAATGGATCCGAGAAAAAATGGCTCCCAGAAAAGAAGAGCCTACAGATGTATTAGAAATTTTTAAAACGCAGCCCAAAGCAGGGGATTGGACATATCTCAGGCCTTATTTGTATAGACACCAAGGTCATGTATATTCAGATCCTTCTCTCTGGTATAGAATGGGCGGTTGTGATCGGGTAGCATTCTATATGAATCGAAGCGCTTTTGAAAAGAAGATGAAAATATTGGATAAATACAAGATCCGAGGATTTTCCTTCTGGCAATTAATAGAGGATAACGATCCTGAGATCCACAAATATCTGGAAGAAAAATTAGGAAGAGAATAA
- a CDS encoding cysteine rich repeat-containing protein, which produces MYRLIFLCFVTLMGVSVYAQSGGSGKPKMGGPGSPCFEDRQKYCKDIPKGQGRIRDCLMENSDKLSPACKEHLEKRWGQKKS; this is translated from the coding sequence ATGTATAGATTGATATTTCTGTGTTTTGTAACTTTGATGGGTGTTTCGGTTTACGCACAGAGTGGGGGTTCCGGAAAGCCTAAAATGGGAGGTCCTGGAAGTCCTTGTTTTGAGGATAGACAAAAGTATTGTAAGGATATTCCGAAAGGTCAAGGAAGGATCCGAGATTGTTTGATGGAAAACTCGGATAAATTATCACCCGCATGTAAAGAACATCTGGAAAAAAGGTGGGGGCAAAAAAAATCCTAA